The following proteins come from a genomic window of Flavobacteriaceae bacterium MAR_2010_188:
- a CDS encoding Helix-turn-helix domain-containing protein: MGNNDSQLVLVTIDKLESLLNPVLNKLVVIEENLNKKATTHKVGFYRNKDLKDKLGLSPNTIIKYRESGIIPFTMIGEVYLYPIKQLNDILEKNSNWDLFLRKVS, from the coding sequence ATGGGAAACAATGATTCACAATTAGTATTAGTAACAATAGACAAGCTTGAAAGTCTATTAAATCCAGTTTTAAATAAGCTGGTTGTAATTGAGGAAAACCTCAACAAAAAAGCAACTACACATAAAGTAGGTTTTTACCGAAATAAAGACCTTAAGGACAAATTAGGTCTATCTCCCAACACTATAATAAAATATAGAGAATCTGGTATCATACCATTTACTATGATTGGTGAAGTTTACCTCTACCCAATTAAACAATTGAACGATATTCTCGAAAAGAACTCTAACTGGGATTTATTCCTTAGAAAAGTCTCTTAG
- a CDS encoding Site-specific recombinase XerD — MIKTFFYLKTDKQNSEGESPIYAKIKLRGKSTTLSTGKFIRKERWLFTNKLRNKLRLNNETNCKIAIDLLENKIESIYFELSKNNPNTSLSDVKNTLKGKSNIVGDLDIVKLFKKHNDYFKKKFEAGERSKASLQKYNRAKDLLTNYIRVKHGKTSFSLTDIDNQFVYNLESYLKYESTFKSQVGISHNSVVKYFQCFKTVCKYGIKRNLINNNPFLIFDEKLVIEEAIFLTKDELERIEVKDFSTERLNKVKDIFLFSCYTGYSPVDVEKLTCNNLIKDNDDSLWIKTNRAKTKIKSNVPVLPPVKRIIDKYSHLDSDRLLPKISNQKINEYLKEIADLCRINKKLTHYVARHTFATTVTLGNGVGIENVSKMMGHTRITMTQHYAKILDSNVKKDMDELSLKFA, encoded by the coding sequence ATGATTAAAACATTTTTCTATCTTAAAACAGACAAGCAAAACAGTGAAGGAGAGTCTCCTATTTATGCCAAAATCAAACTACGAGGCAAATCAACAACATTAAGTACAGGTAAATTTATTAGGAAAGAAAGGTGGCTATTTACCAATAAGCTTAGGAATAAGCTTCGTTTAAACAATGAAACCAATTGTAAAATAGCTATTGATTTACTAGAAAACAAAATTGAATCTATCTATTTTGAGCTTTCCAAAAACAACCCAAATACTAGTCTATCGGATGTTAAGAACACTCTTAAAGGTAAATCTAATATTGTTGGAGATTTAGATATTGTAAAACTATTCAAAAAACATAATGATTACTTTAAGAAGAAGTTTGAAGCTGGTGAACGTTCTAAAGCTTCGCTACAAAAATATAACAGAGCAAAAGATTTATTAACGAACTATATTAGGGTGAAGCATGGTAAAACATCTTTTAGTCTAACGGACATTGATAATCAATTTGTTTACAACCTAGAATCCTATCTTAAATACGAATCTACTTTTAAAAGTCAAGTTGGTATTAGTCATAATTCAGTGGTAAAATATTTCCAATGCTTCAAAACAGTCTGCAAATATGGTATTAAACGGAATTTAATTAATAATAACCCTTTTTTAATTTTTGATGAAAAACTTGTAATAGAAGAAGCTATTTTCCTCACCAAAGATGAACTTGAAAGAATTGAAGTAAAAGATTTTAGTACGGAAAGATTAAATAAAGTTAAAGATATTTTTTTATTTTCATGCTATACAGGTTACAGTCCTGTTGATGTAGAAAAATTAACGTGTAATAATCTGATAAAAGATAACGATGACTCACTTTGGATTAAAACTAATCGAGCAAAAACTAAAATAAAATCTAATGTACCCGTTTTACCTCCAGTGAAACGGATTATAGACAAGTATTCTCATTTAGATAGTGATAGGCTACTCCCAAAAATAAGTAACCAAAAGATTAACGAATATCTGAAAGAGATTGCTGATTTGTGTAGGATAAACAAAAAGTTAACTCATTATGTAGCCAGACATACATTTGCAACAACAGTAACCCTAGGCAATGGAGTTGGAATTGAAAATGTTTCCAAAATGATGGGGCATACCAGAATAACAATGACACAACATTATGCAAAAATTTTAGATTCAAATGTGAAAAAAGATATGGATGAATTAAGTCTAAAATTCGCTTAG
- a CDS encoding Nitroreductase, protein MAEILQLRHHTRTFAAMSNNSIANLMWRYATKKFDPSRTLDKEHLNILKNAFNLTATSYGLQTIYLGIIEDKSKREKLVELAYGQRQVLDSSHLLVIAYQDKITDNDVDALFDNIHDTRETPESILAPYRKDLKIVMEKKTIEQQQEWSIRQAYIALGNLMTVCANERIDCCPMEGFVRDKFDEVLGLDKINLKSVLLLPVGYRAKDDMFADFKKVRKDLSDSIIDL, encoded by the coding sequence GTGGCAGAAATTCTTCAATTGCGCCATCATACACGTACTTTTGCAGCTATGAGTAACAACAGTATCGCAAATTTAATGTGGCGCTATGCCACTAAGAAATTCGACCCCAGCAGAACCTTGGATAAGGAACACTTAAACATCCTTAAAAATGCGTTCAATCTTACTGCAACTTCTTATGGTTTACAGACAATCTATCTTGGTATAATAGAAGATAAAAGTAAACGGGAGAAACTAGTGGAGCTTGCCTATGGACAAAGACAAGTTTTGGATTCTTCCCATTTGCTTGTAATTGCCTACCAAGATAAAATCACCGACAACGATGTGGACGCATTGTTCGATAACATTCACGATACAAGAGAGACTCCAGAATCAATCTTAGCGCCTTACCGAAAGGATTTAAAAATTGTTATGGAGAAAAAAACTATAGAACAGCAACAAGAATGGTCGATTAGGCAAGCCTATATCGCACTAGGGAATTTAATGACAGTCTGCGCAAACGAGCGGATAGATTGCTGTCCCATGGAAGGGTTTGTACGAGATAAATTTGACGAAGTTCTCGGTTTAGATAAAATAAATCTGAAATCCGTATTGTTATTGCCGGTTGGATATAGAGCCAAAGACGATATGTTCGCCGACTTTAAAAAAGTAAGAAAAGACCTTTCGGATTCGATCATTGACCTCTAA
- a CDS encoding Subtilase family protein, with protein sequence MKQLSLYKLLSKRFESISFSCLLLLLFFLSSAVDGFSQNYTTIKAGDWNDKSVWECTGGPCGNNPIPNSNVNGSTITIKHNINYVSNSPINLGNKANLIISNGAQLNLSPNLNVESGANFTINDGRISIGPGILNNKGTISLTKAVVIKNGNVVNDSKITMNSSCFQLTAGNFVNNGSILGSGNIKVDNGNINNYGTWSATLDYYSSKNTTGLTGSPITEVEITKRCDCILKNCDIVPGIISPFRTEGLIGSDLEYLYNYYTPGTNPNPTLFSLDNSDKVLVRIVVATGRYNDVVTFLATKNITSADFIKDYYSPTDDQLVITVFYPINALLDLNAKADIINQVYSSPKPFQNVGLAESQGDKAQRSNLARLGWKVDGENIKVGVISDSYDRKSGVISGSSAAVKADITNGDLPGTLNPVYTKPVNVVLDFPYGAASDEGRAMMQIVHDVAPKAELFFRTGFISEGNLAAGIADLVAQNCDVIVDDLTYLSAPTYRDGIVAKAINDAASKGVQYFTSAGNFGQKSYEASFISNSSNPKRHDFTSGNTLQKLTLGVGQYFLVLQWDDDFYSLGSSTGAKNDLDIYLADNTGSITYGFNRNNLGKDPIEIMPFTVINPTTTNIMVERFAGNTVGLKFKYIVYKAGDDDKFDAVPAAVSSTIVGHANAAGAITVGAVRYDNTPAYNGSYAVQNSSSRGGLIVNGTDRKKPDLAAPTGGDTTVNLGSPDYDGNGLPNFFGTSASAPHAAAVAALLLQAKQKFEVDPDNTDATLSIRKLLAENAIDISPTGFDYAAGNGFISATKSISALANPTPKIINLNLENLDTTQYDPGEKSFVLILEGEYFIPGSKVFLRGVELQTTYVDETKLLVTIPEFIGNPSLTVNNAPKPITNGTDGGDSNIVTFFDTIVKDVIVKAEAASRRYGEANPEFSFIATIGDTTVKLTDAEMLLLKPSVTLSSDAIATTDVGIAAIKVVLGAEIDSSLLELYNFVPADGVLSITQMPVLIKPSAFAPITYGDAFPDIKFDYTFGETGESGLVVDPAIVQQLKSHHQTSLSTINGIAHINGLSTTNGISYPNGIPHINGISLNNRTFFLSRSIYTNAITVEASRYAYTNNYQTGKLIEFGADLFSETSISNGTYSAITSGIGFINGKNYINGTANLNGKGFINGINLVNGIGYINGVSYINGVSYVNGKGYVNGTALVNGETEFVKSFDNMFLILSQADEALDDSAIIDIFPVNVITGADAGTQFVIPGGLLDTNFKISYAPTELVINKADLKVTANDKAITYGDAVGNLSGTASGLKYDDSLAGLFPSGLTFSTCATCTAAGSPYDINVSGTPSNNNYNITFVKGKLTVNKLKVTATVADKTIIYGDAGPITSTVSFSPSSFPYSDTVSSVFSTFTFTPSNGCTTATTIDVSNKQQPTNYEVTYVAGKLTLTKVPLSLTVADTYILQGATTPTTFQVKSEGFKCNDVLPSTTKYIVKNANNTEVTGVLAAGEYSVIIDATSLTGLGNYNITTTAGKLYVNPSVGCNDRIRAEDICKSAAKLTDYPTVTTLLRFTYTNPLAVSIYIPLGPNNVLKGKAKAVNTPPVLFLPGTHSFDIYTNGENLQWEITTYGCSSASKSPTGSNANPCVGITSLTSLESSLRIRPEFKYYPNPVTDVFNLQFGEEKPISVKVYNEIGVMLINKDLKSVQNKKVELDLSSLKTGLLFVEIITHADTKVIKIVKK encoded by the coding sequence ATGAAACAATTATCCCTCTACAAACTTCTGAGTAAACGCTTTGAGTCTATCTCTTTCAGCTGTTTATTATTACTCCTATTTTTTCTATCCTCTGCGGTAGATGGCTTTTCACAAAATTATACTACAATCAAAGCCGGTGATTGGAATGATAAATCGGTCTGGGAATGTACGGGTGGGCCTTGCGGCAATAATCCTATTCCTAATAGCAATGTAAATGGAAGTACTATAACTATTAAGCATAACATTAATTACGTCTCTAATAGCCCAATAAACTTAGGGAATAAGGCCAATCTTATAATTTCTAATGGGGCCCAATTAAATCTTAGTCCTAATCTAAACGTTGAGAGCGGCGCCAACTTTACCATTAACGATGGTAGAATATCCATAGGACCTGGCATATTAAATAACAAAGGCACAATCAGTCTTACGAAGGCTGTCGTTATAAAGAATGGTAACGTGGTCAACGATTCTAAGATTACCATGAATAGTTCGTGCTTTCAACTTACTGCGGGTAACTTTGTAAATAATGGCAGCATTTTGGGATCTGGGAATATCAAAGTTGATAATGGTAACATTAATAACTACGGTACTTGGAGTGCTACTCTAGATTATTATTCTTCAAAAAATACAACCGGACTAACCGGCTCTCCAATTACCGAAGTGGAGATTACTAAAAGATGCGATTGTATCTTAAAGAACTGTGATATTGTCCCGGGTATAATCTCGCCATTTAGAACAGAAGGACTAATTGGTTCTGATCTAGAATATCTTTATAATTACTATACTCCGGGAACCAATCCTAACCCTACCCTATTTTCTCTTGATAATAGCGATAAGGTGTTAGTAAGGATAGTGGTTGCAACGGGTCGTTACAATGATGTAGTTACATTTTTGGCCACTAAAAATATCACCTCTGCAGATTTTATTAAGGATTACTACAGCCCTACCGACGATCAATTAGTTATCACGGTATTCTATCCGATTAATGCCCTATTAGATTTAAATGCTAAAGCCGACATCATTAACCAAGTATATTCTTCACCGAAACCATTTCAAAATGTTGGTCTAGCCGAGAGTCAAGGAGATAAGGCTCAGCGCTCAAACCTTGCCCGTCTAGGTTGGAAGGTAGATGGTGAAAATATTAAGGTAGGTGTGATTTCTGATAGCTACGATAGAAAATCTGGGGTAATCTCAGGAAGCAGCGCTGCGGTAAAGGCAGATATTACTAATGGTGATTTGCCAGGAACTCTTAATCCTGTATATACAAAACCAGTAAATGTTGTATTGGATTTTCCTTACGGCGCCGCTAGTGATGAGGGTCGGGCGATGATGCAGATCGTTCATGATGTGGCTCCCAAGGCCGAACTGTTTTTTAGAACGGGCTTTATTTCTGAAGGTAACCTTGCAGCTGGTATTGCAGATTTGGTCGCGCAGAATTGTGACGTCATTGTAGATGACCTTACCTATTTAAGTGCTCCTACGTATCGAGATGGAATTGTTGCCAAGGCCATAAATGATGCAGCTTCTAAAGGGGTTCAATATTTTACATCTGCAGGAAACTTTGGCCAGAAATCATATGAAGCTTCTTTTATATCTAATTCATCTAATCCAAAAAGACACGACTTTACCTCTGGCAATACCTTACAAAAATTAACATTGGGCGTTGGGCAATATTTTCTCGTGTTGCAATGGGATGATGATTTTTATTCTCTAGGCTCTTCAACAGGTGCTAAAAACGATCTGGACATATACCTAGCTGATAATACCGGTTCTATTACTTACGGTTTCAATAGAAATAATCTTGGCAAAGACCCGATTGAAATCATGCCTTTCACCGTTATAAATCCTACCACTACCAATATTATGGTAGAACGTTTTGCGGGTAACACCGTAGGATTAAAATTTAAATATATTGTATATAAAGCTGGTGACGACGATAAATTCGATGCCGTACCTGCCGCAGTTAGCTCAACTATTGTTGGTCACGCTAATGCTGCAGGGGCTATAACTGTGGGTGCAGTTAGGTACGATAATACTCCGGCTTATAATGGTTCATATGCAGTTCAAAATAGTTCTTCTCGCGGTGGTTTAATTGTGAATGGTACAGATAGAAAAAAACCTGATTTAGCGGCTCCAACTGGTGGGGATACTACGGTAAATCTTGGCAGTCCAGATTATGACGGCAATGGCTTGCCAAACTTTTTTGGAACCTCGGCCTCGGCCCCGCATGCAGCGGCTGTTGCGGCACTGCTACTACAAGCGAAGCAGAAATTTGAGGTGGACCCTGATAACACAGATGCCACTTTAAGCATCCGAAAATTATTGGCCGAGAATGCTATCGATATATCACCAACAGGATTCGATTATGCCGCTGGTAACGGGTTTATCTCAGCGACCAAGTCTATAAGTGCCTTGGCAAATCCCACTCCTAAGATTATAAATTTAAACCTAGAGAATCTAGATACCACGCAGTATGATCCAGGCGAAAAAAGTTTTGTGTTGATTCTTGAAGGTGAATATTTTATTCCCGGTTCTAAGGTTTTTCTTAGAGGGGTAGAATTACAAACGACATATGTTGATGAAACTAAATTATTGGTCACTATTCCAGAGTTTATCGGAAACCCTTCCTTAACTGTTAATAACGCACCTAAGCCAATAACCAACGGCACCGACGGTGGAGATTCTAACATAGTTACATTTTTCGATACTATCGTCAAGGATGTTATTGTAAAAGCAGAGGCAGCAAGCAGAAGATATGGTGAGGCTAATCCAGAATTCAGCTTTATTGCTACTATTGGCGATACCACCGTGAAATTGACGGACGCCGAAATGCTATTACTTAAACCTTCGGTAACTTTAAGTAGTGATGCAATAGCCACTACCGATGTTGGTATTGCGGCTATTAAAGTGGTATTGGGTGCTGAAATTGATTCAAGTTTATTAGAGCTATATAATTTCGTTCCTGCAGATGGGGTTCTATCGATTACACAGATGCCGGTACTGATAAAACCAAGTGCTTTTGCTCCGATTACCTACGGTGATGCATTTCCAGACATTAAATTTGACTATACCTTTGGTGAAACCGGCGAATCGGGATTGGTAGTGGACCCTGCAATTGTTCAACAATTAAAATCTCATCACCAAACATCACTTTCAACTATAAACGGTATTGCTCATATTAATGGTCTTTCAACGACCAATGGGATTTCCTATCCAAATGGTATTCCTCATATAAACGGAATTTCTCTTAACAATAGAACTTTCTTTCTTTCCCGTTCTATTTATACTAATGCAATTACAGTAGAGGCAAGTCGCTATGCCTATACTAATAATTACCAGACAGGAAAATTAATTGAGTTCGGTGCCGACCTGTTTTCTGAGACCAGCATTAGCAATGGAACTTATTCTGCAATAACAAGTGGTATAGGATTTATAAATGGAAAAAATTATATTAACGGAACCGCAAATTTAAATGGTAAAGGTTTTATTAATGGGATTAATCTAGTTAATGGGATAGGCTATATAAACGGCGTTTCTTACATAAACGGCGTTTCTTATGTAAATGGTAAGGGTTATGTAAATGGCACTGCCTTAGTCAATGGAGAAACCGAATTTGTGAAGTCCTTTGATAATATGTTCCTTATTCTTTCTCAGGCAGATGAGGCATTAGACGATTCAGCAATTATAGACATCTTTCCGGTTAACGTTATTACCGGTGCCGATGCAGGAACGCAATTTGTAATTCCAGGTGGATTATTGGATACTAATTTCAAAATTAGCTATGCTCCTACTGAGCTTGTAATCAACAAAGCAGACCTTAAAGTTACCGCGAATGACAAGGCAATCACTTATGGAGATGCTGTGGGCAACCTAAGTGGTACAGCATCGGGCTTAAAATATGATGATTCCTTGGCGGGATTGTTTCCAAGCGGTTTAACCTTCTCAACTTGTGCAACTTGCACAGCAGCAGGTAGCCCCTATGATATTAATGTAAGTGGAACTCCTTCAAACAATAATTATAATATCACTTTCGTAAAAGGTAAGCTTACGGTTAATAAATTGAAGGTTACCGCGACAGTCGCAGATAAAACGATTATCTACGGAGACGCGGGACCTATCACAAGCACGGTAAGTTTTTCACCTTCAAGTTTCCCTTATAGTGATACTGTGAGTAGCGTTTTTAGCACGTTTACCTTTACTCCATCAAACGGATGTACTACTGCAACTACAATTGATGTTTCTAACAAACAGCAACCCACAAATTACGAAGTAACTTATGTAGCTGGCAAACTCACTCTTACTAAGGTACCTTTGTCCCTTACCGTGGCAGATACATATATTCTACAAGGAGCAACTACACCAACAACCTTTCAAGTTAAGTCTGAAGGATTTAAGTGTAATGATGTTTTACCCTCTACTACCAAATACATAGTTAAAAATGCTAATAATACTGAAGTCACGGGGGTTTTAGCTGCTGGTGAATATTCTGTAATAATCGATGCAACATCACTAACGGGCTTAGGCAATTATAATATTACAACAACAGCTGGTAAACTTTATGTAAATCCTTCTGTTGGCTGCAATGATCGGATAAGGGCTGAAGATATATGCAAGAGCGCAGCGAAATTGACCGATTACCCTACAGTTACCACCTTGTTGAGGTTTACTTATACAAATCCGCTGGCGGTGTCCATATATATTCCTCTAGGACCAAATAATGTACTTAAGGGTAAAGCCAAAGCGGTTAATACTCCTCCAGTATTATTTTTACCAGGCACCCATTCTTTCGATATTTATACAAATGGCGAGAACTTGCAGTGGGAAATTACGACCTATGGATGCAGCAGTGCTTCTAAATCCCCAACCGGATCTAATGCTAACCCGTGCGTTGGTATTACATCTTTGACCTCATTAGAATCTAGCTTAAGAATCAGACCAGAATTTAAATACTACCCTAACCCTGTAACCGATGTATTTAATTTGCAATTTGGTGAAGAGAAACCGATAAGCGTAAAAGTTTACAATGAAATCGGTGTGATGTTGATTAACAAAGATTTAAAATCAGTTCAAAATAAGAAAGTCGAATTAGACTTAAGTTCTCTTAAAACAGGTTTACTATTTGTTGAAATTATTACCCATGCTGATACCAAAGTCATCAAGATTGTGAAAAAATAG
- a CDS encoding HD domain-containing protein, whose translation MVLKNIGAYPQVCFEILADLEEKLPDHLEYHCLEHTLDVANICEFYIKYFDLPKDQADLLRIAAIGHDYGYIESPTEHERNSVDKLRPLLEKHGYSEDDIEMIGGMIMATKIPQTPKNFFEEILADADLDYLGRKDYDKLSSRLLQEFFHYNVVKNQREWLDAQINFLENHKYHTEIAQEKRNKSKFEKLKQLKGERLAYNGN comes from the coding sequence ATGGTACTAAAAAACATAGGAGCTTACCCCCAAGTGTGCTTTGAAATTTTGGCAGACCTTGAAGAAAAACTGCCGGATCATCTCGAATATCATTGTTTGGAACATACTTTAGATGTTGCCAATATATGCGAGTTCTACATTAAATACTTTGACCTACCTAAAGATCAGGCCGACCTTTTGCGTATTGCCGCAATAGGACATGACTACGGTTATATCGAGTCTCCTACCGAACATGAAAGGAATAGTGTTGACAAGCTTAGACCTTTATTAGAAAAGCATGGTTATTCTGAAGATGACATTGAAATGATCGGCGGAATGATTATGGCAACCAAAATTCCGCAGACCCCAAAGAACTTTTTTGAAGAGATATTGGCTGATGCGGACCTTGACTATTTAGGCCGAAAGGATTACGACAAATTAAGTAGCAGACTTCTACAAGAATTTTTCCATTACAATGTTGTAAAGAATCAAAGAGAATGGTTGGATGCACAGATCAACTTCTTAGAAAATCATAAATATCATACCGAAATTGCCCAGGAAAAGCGTAATAAATCCAAATTTGAAAAACTTAAGCAATTAAAAGGCGAGCGTTTGGCCTATAATGGTAATTAG
- a CDS encoding Adenylate cyclase, class 3 yields MKSICFFLALVFSTGYFSYSQSNTEELLEKIYQSKPDSSKVILYNDLAGSLYRSSADSTILYADKAIELAEKVKYKKGLAYGYKNRGMAYYVKGEFNEVLKNWEKSLAIFEEINFKLGISNLQANIGAVYQSKGDDPTALDFFIKSIRNGQEIGDSLRIATAYVNIGTVYSNDKKTYPQALEAYQKAKTLFEALKDDDGRSVSVMNIAELYLLENKPKEALSYLEDYFASITEDGSDASTTLRLMGTAHMELGELEESEDLLRQSINVAQSKDYKMEETKARIKLGELLTEKNQYNEAVTNFDQALNLSKATQVLLDRRDAYEGLAELYSKMGDFEKAYNYQERFSKIRDTIRDDQYENTLGNLRFQYDVENKENEITLLNTENELKQSQIEKEATSRNLLLAVLVLFAFIIGGFFLQYQFVRRASKRIDKERARSENILLNILPKETAEELKQNGSIKAKKFERVTVLFTDFKAFSVVAEHISPENLVKSVDYYFKKFDEIVERNNLEKIKTIGDAYMCAGGLPAKNTTNAEDALGAAQEILAFVKATEANPPEDIYPFKVRIGLNTGPVIAGVVGTKKFQYDIWGNTVNIAARMESNSQPGKINVSENTYNVLKDKRKFQYRGEIEVKNSKKLKMYFLDDSSS; encoded by the coding sequence ATGAAAAGCATTTGCTTTTTTCTTGCTTTGGTTTTTTCCACAGGATATTTTTCTTATTCCCAGTCCAATACCGAAGAGCTTCTTGAAAAAATTTATCAATCTAAACCAGATTCTTCCAAGGTCATTCTCTATAACGACCTCGCTGGATCTTTATATAGAAGTTCGGCAGATTCTACGATTTTATATGCGGACAAAGCGATTGAACTGGCAGAAAAAGTAAAGTATAAAAAAGGTCTTGCCTATGGTTATAAGAACCGCGGGATGGCCTATTATGTTAAAGGAGAGTTTAATGAGGTCCTAAAAAACTGGGAAAAATCCCTAGCGATTTTTGAGGAAATCAACTTTAAGTTGGGCATTAGCAATCTGCAAGCTAACATCGGTGCAGTTTATCAATCTAAAGGTGATGACCCAACCGCTCTCGATTTCTTCATAAAATCTATCCGAAACGGCCAAGAAATCGGTGACAGTTTGCGCATTGCGACAGCATACGTAAATATTGGGACCGTTTACAGCAACGATAAGAAAACCTATCCACAAGCTCTAGAAGCTTATCAGAAGGCCAAAACATTGTTCGAAGCGCTAAAGGATGATGATGGTCGTAGCGTTTCCGTAATGAATATCGCCGAACTCTATCTATTAGAGAATAAACCAAAGGAAGCCTTATCCTATCTAGAAGATTATTTTGCATCTATTACCGAAGACGGCAGTGATGCCTCTACTACCCTACGCCTCATGGGGACTGCCCATATGGAATTGGGAGAACTAGAGGAATCCGAGGATTTATTGCGCCAATCTATTAATGTGGCCCAAAGCAAGGACTATAAAATGGAAGAAACAAAGGCACGGATTAAGCTGGGGGAATTGTTGACGGAAAAAAATCAGTATAACGAGGCGGTCACTAATTTTGACCAAGCTCTTAATCTCTCTAAGGCTACCCAGGTTTTATTGGATCGTAGGGATGCTTATGAAGGATTGGCCGAATTATATTCTAAAATGGGCGATTTCGAAAAAGCCTATAATTACCAAGAGCGCTTTTCTAAGATAAGAGATACAATTAGGGACGATCAATATGAAAATACTTTAGGAAACCTAAGATTTCAATATGATGTTGAAAATAAGGAAAATGAAATTACGCTCCTTAATACAGAAAACGAGTTGAAACAATCCCAGATCGAAAAAGAGGCCACTTCTAGGAACCTTCTTCTAGCAGTTTTAGTGCTTTTTGCTTTTATCATCGGTGGTTTTTTTCTTCAATATCAGTTTGTGAGACGAGCTTCTAAACGTATTGATAAGGAACGTGCCCGCTCAGAAAATATACTGCTTAATATCCTACCTAAGGAAACGGCGGAAGAACTAAAACAAAATGGCTCCATTAAGGCGAAAAAATTTGAACGTGTTACCGTCCTTTTTACCGACTTTAAAGCCTTTTCTGTAGTTGCCGAGCACATTTCTCCAGAGAACCTTGTTAAGAGTGTGGATTATTATTTTAAGAAGTTCGATGAAATAGTTGAGCGCAATAATCTAGAAAAGATAAAAACCATTGGCGATGCCTATATGTGCGCTGGCGGTTTACCTGCAAAAAATACTACAAATGCCGAAGATGCTCTGGGTGCTGCCCAAGAAATTTTGGCTTTTGTTAAAGCAACTGAAGCCAACCCACCAGAAGACATCTACCCTTTTAAAGTTAGGATTGGTCTTAATACGGGTCCTGTCATTGCGGGAGTGGTGGGAACTAAAAAGTTTCAATATGATATTTGGGGCAATACGGTAAATATCGCCGCTAGAATGGAATCTAACTCACAACCAGGAAAAATAAATGTTTCTGAAAACACCTACAATGTCCTAAAGGACAAGCGAAAGTTCCAATATCGGGGTGAGATTGAAGTAAAGAATAGCAAAAAGCTAAAAATGTATTTCCTAGATGATAGCTCTTCTTAA